A region from the Thermoplasmatales archaeon genome encodes:
- a CDS encoding PfL30, whose product MLAVIRIRGETGLSPDSQKTTELLRLHKINHLVVIEDNPISRGMMNRVENYVTWGEIDKDTLTVLLKEKALFKGRRRIAEDNLKESTGYDTYGSMAEALLKGEVKYKDIKDIVPVIRLNPPYKGYEAIRKHFKKGGSAGYRGAEINKLIKRMIKPGVDLNGKNEN is encoded by the coding sequence ATGTTAGCAGTAATAAGAATTAGAGGAGAAACGGGATTAAGCCCAGATTCGCAGAAGACCACAGAACTTCTGAGACTGCACAAGATTAATCATCTGGTTGTTATTGAGGACAATCCCATCAGCAGGGGAATGATGAACAGGGTCGAGAACTACGTTACCTGGGGCGAGATTGACAAGGATACGCTTACTGTACTCCTCAAGGAGAAAGCCCTGTTCAAGGGTAGAAGAAGAATAGCGGAGGACAACCTGAAGGAATCCACGGGATACGATACCTACGGCTCAATGGCTGAGGCACTCCTGAAGGGTGAGGTAAAATACAAGGACATCAAGGATATTGTTCCTGTGATAAGACTCAACCCTCCATACAAAGGATACGAGGCTATACGCAAGCACTTCAAGAAAGGTGGTTCTGCTGGATACCGCGGTGCAGAAATTAACAAGCTGATCAAGAGAATGATAAAACCAGGAGTGGATCTTAATGGTAAGAACGAGAACTAA
- the adkA_1 gene encoding Adenylate kinase produces MRVVISGVAGVGKSTVLELVSKKTQYDIINFGTLMFEMAKEINLVKDRDGLRKLGIDTQINLQKKASNAIGRMDNVIIDTHMAIKSPKGYLPGLPEWVLRELKVSSYFLIEADSSLIEHRRMNDSSRSRDEDSADAIAEHQEINRYFAAAYAVFSGATVNYIENPEGKPEIAADNIVKRLMVVD; encoded by the coding sequence ATGAGAGTTGTGATTTCCGGCGTTGCCGGTGTAGGGAAATCTACCGTTCTTGAGCTTGTATCAAAGAAGACGCAGTATGATATCATAAATTTTGGCACCCTTATGTTCGAGATGGCGAAGGAGATCAATCTGGTGAAGGACAGGGACGGACTGAGGAAGCTCGGGATAGATACCCAGATTAACCTTCAGAAAAAAGCATCAAACGCAATAGGACGCATGGACAACGTTATTATAGATACCCATATGGCTATCAAGAGCCCTAAAGGATACCTCCCGGGTCTTCCTGAATGGGTACTGCGGGAACTGAAAGTATCCTCATACTTTCTCATTGAAGCAGATTCCAGTCTTATTGAACACAGAAGAATGAACGACAGTTCAAGAAGCCGGGATGAGGATTCAGCTGACGCTATTGCAGAGCACCAGGAAATCAACAGGTACTTTGCGGCCGCCTATGCCGTATTTTCAGGTGCCACTGTAAATTACATAGAGAATCCCGAAGGCAAACCAGAAATAGCTGCAGATAATATAGTAAAGAGGTTGATGGTAGTTGACTGA
- the glmS_1 gene encoding Glutamine--fructose-6-phosphate aminotransferase [isomerizing], translating into MDSPQQEQDPITGQKPSDHCAVVGVISNEQAYGYLVSSLKSLQHRGQESAGIAAFDGTMMKLKKGMGLVSDVFNERESPISGNVGIGHTRYSTMGTKTLENAGPFVVSSASGYLAISHNGEITNAEQLTEDLKKRGATFSTSSDTEVMLMELSKEIAENGIPNGMKIAMAKLRGAYSAAFMIDDRLFAIRDPLGIRPLIIGRAGNTYVIASESCVMDVLGGETIRDVLPGEVVEITPLGPKRIFIAPSRFEAHCMFEYVYFARPDSIIDNIEVFETRIKLGRALADESMVEADVVIPVPDSGRAQALGYSQRSGIFYSEGLIKNRYSGRTFIMPSHVQRTASIKMKLNAIRSVVEGKRVILVDDSIVRGNTMKHIVMLLKKAGATEVHVRIGSPEIIAPCYFGVDMKTKDQFIARGRTREEITEEIGADSLAYISIDGLVKSIGMTRQNLCLGCLTGEYPVSIPGEKYLYQKDLTNY; encoded by the coding sequence GTGGACAGGAAAGTGCTGGAATCGCCGCTTTCGACGGCACTATGATGAAGCTCAAGAAAGGCATGGGTCTTGTCAGTGATGTTTTTAATGAACGGGAGAGCCCAATATCCGGGAATGTAGGCATTGGACATACGCGCTATTCTACAATGGGAACAAAAACACTTGAAAATGCAGGACCATTTGTTGTATCAAGCGCCTCAGGATACCTTGCGATCTCCCATAATGGTGAAATCACAAACGCCGAACAACTGACTGAGGATTTGAAGAAAAGGGGCGCAACATTCTCAACCTCCTCCGACACTGAGGTAATGTTGATGGAGCTGTCGAAAGAGATAGCCGAAAACGGCATACCAAATGGAATGAAGATTGCCATGGCGAAGCTCAGGGGTGCTTATTCTGCAGCATTCATGATCGATGACAGACTTTTTGCCATCAGAGATCCTCTTGGAATCAGGCCTTTAATAATAGGAAGGGCTGGTAACACATACGTTATTGCTTCCGAAAGCTGTGTTATGGACGTGCTTGGCGGAGAGACCATAAGGGATGTCCTGCCGGGCGAGGTCGTGGAAATCACTCCCCTTGGACCGAAAAGAATTTTCATTGCCCCCTCGAGATTCGAGGCACACTGCATGTTTGAATATGTTTATTTTGCAAGACCCGACAGCATAATAGACAACATAGAAGTTTTTGAAACTAGAATTAAATTAGGCAGGGCTCTGGCAGATGAAAGCATGGTAGAGGCCGATGTCGTGATACCGGTTCCTGACTCCGGAAGGGCACAGGCTCTTGGTTATTCCCAGAGGTCCGGCATCTTTTACAGTGAGGGGCTGATAAAGAACAGGTATTCAGGCAGAACCTTCATAATGCCTTCCCATGTACAGAGAACAGCCTCTATAAAGATGAAACTTAACGCGATCAGATCCGTTGTTGAAGGAAAACGCGTGATACTTGTCGATGACAGCATAGTTCGCGGGAATACAATGAAGCACATCGTTATGCTGTTGAAGAAGGCAGGAGCAACCGAAGTGCATGTCAGGATTGGGTCACCGGAGATAATAGCGCCATGCTACTTTGGAGTCGACATGAAGACTAAGGATCAGTTCATAGCCAGAGGAAGGACACGTGAGGAAATCACCGAAGAAATCGGCGCAGACTCTCTAGCATACATTTCTATTGACGGGCTTGTAAAATCCATAGGAATGACAAGACAGAACCTGTGCCTTGGATGCCTTACAGGAGAATACCCTGTAAGCATACCGGGTGAAAAATACCTCTACCAGAAGGATCTCACAAATTACTGA
- the rps5_1 gene encoding PfS5, which translates to MPEETWIPRTQLGKMVASGQIKTISEALRTKLPLKEYQIVDYLLPDLKDEVLNIERAQRMTDSGRRMNYSITAVVGNEDGFVGVGMGKAKEAAPAIRKAVNNAKLNLVEIRRGCGSWECGCGRAHSLPFEVTGKSGSVIVTLKPAPQGVGKAVGDVAKIILRHAGIDDAWGFVKGHTKTTVNYSLAVFNALVETSRTKINQSIKLSTPIYLGSVANVSSNKN; encoded by the coding sequence ATGCCAGAAGAAACATGGATTCCAAGAACGCAACTGGGAAAGATGGTTGCGTCCGGGCAGATCAAGACAATTTCGGAGGCACTTAGAACAAAGCTACCTCTGAAGGAGTACCAGATCGTTGACTACCTGCTCCCTGACCTGAAAGATGAAGTCCTGAATATAGAAAGAGCACAGAGGATGACTGACTCGGGAAGAAGAATGAATTATTCCATAACCGCAGTGGTGGGGAACGAGGACGGCTTTGTCGGAGTCGGAATGGGCAAGGCAAAGGAGGCAGCACCAGCAATAAGGAAAGCAGTCAACAATGCAAAGCTCAATCTGGTTGAGATCAGGAGAGGTTGTGGGTCGTGGGAATGTGGATGTGGCAGAGCGCACTCTCTGCCTTTCGAGGTCACGGGGAAATCCGGTTCAGTGATAGTAACGCTGAAGCCAGCCCCACAGGGTGTCGGAAAAGCCGTCGGCGATGTGGCCAAGATCATACTCAGGCACGCCGGTATTGATGATGCATGGGGTTTCGTAAAGGGACACACCAAGACAACAGTGAATTATTCTCTGGCTGTTTTCAATGCACTAGTAGAGACGTCCAGGACAAAGATAAATCAGTCGATAAAGTTGAGTACACCAATTTACTTAGGTAGTGTGGCAAATGTTAGCAGTAATAAGAATTAG
- a CDS encoding 50S ribosomal protein L15P, translating to MVRTRTKKLRGGHYGRGMKAGRGKGKRGGSGMAGLHKHRWVWTIINDPLHFGGKGFTSHHPSNPDIPLTLNELDNEFPRLVARGFAKENKDGYEVDLTSAGYTKLLGSGLFNKKCVIKVEKATEKAISKLSTFGTTVEVNGGGDTAE from the coding sequence ATGGTAAGAACGAGAACTAAGAAACTTAGGGGCGGACATTACGGAAGAGGCATGAAAGCCGGAAGAGGAAAGGGAAAGAGAGGCGGGTCCGGCATGGCCGGCCTTCACAAGCACAGGTGGGTATGGACGATCATCAACGATCCTCTGCATTTTGGCGGGAAAGGATTTACAAGTCATCATCCTTCTAACCCGGATATTCCCCTTACCCTGAACGAATTAGACAATGAGTTTCCAAGACTTGTTGCAAGAGGATTTGCCAAGGAAAACAAGGACGGTTATGAAGTTGACCTGACCTCGGCAGGCTATACCAAGCTACTTGGATCAGGGCTTTTCAATAAGAAATGTGTTATAAAGGTCGAGAAAGCAACGGAAAAGGCTATAAGTAAGCTTTCCACTTTCGGAACTACGGTAGAGGTAAATGGCGGCGGAGATACAGCGGAATAA
- a CDS encoding preprotein translocase subunit SecY, translating to MAAEIQRNNRTAIPIIIIFAIVIAGFYYFSGYTGFKLFIAALLVSPLFYITYLIVSYKGPKKSKLYGIETLTAKLPAVKKAKGHVEFKYKLMWTALVVILYFALTNIYVYGLNASQTIDVFASFRAIFAGASGSLMDLGIGPIVTASIVMQLFAGAKIFNIDLQNSEDKAVYQGTQKLLVIVMIFVEAIPQAFGYLVPDVGLVSSINAAIPGYGEFLSQTIIILQLFLGSYLVFLMDEVVSKYGIGSGISLFIAAGVSQQLFTGTFNWLPQTAGLPLNITTNTPAGALPKMIYIITHSSASYMYSNGGVQVLFQQPNPMIALVGTLLIFFIVAYFQSSKIELPIAHERVRGARGRYPIQLFYASNIPVILATALLANVSMWTLLFWNSPVLSRIPLLGHNALLGSYPSAAMIASYGSNVLQSTTPTGGLAFYLFTPNGLSDWLFPILQPASSQSILLGHAPWEEGVHILVFVLFMVIASIIFAKFWIETTNMGASSVAKQIQSSGMQIPGFRRDPKVMERVLSKYIPTITVFSGAAVGLLAASANLIGTVGDTSGTGLLLAVGIVIQTYEAMGREQLMEMHPVIRQFFAGGS from the coding sequence ATGGCGGCGGAGATACAGCGGAATAATCGTACAGCAATTCCCATTATCATTATATTTGCAATTGTTATTGCAGGTTTCTACTATTTTAGCGGTTATACTGGATTCAAGCTTTTCATAGCTGCACTTCTCGTATCCCCGCTATTTTACATAACATACCTTATCGTAAGTTACAAAGGGCCAAAGAAAAGCAAGCTGTATGGAATTGAGACACTCACAGCGAAACTACCAGCCGTGAAGAAGGCCAAAGGGCACGTTGAATTCAAATATAAGCTGATGTGGACCGCCCTGGTCGTGATCCTTTATTTCGCACTGACCAATATTTACGTTTACGGACTGAACGCTTCCCAGACAATAGATGTCTTTGCTTCGTTCAGGGCTATCTTTGCCGGTGCCTCCGGATCACTCATGGATCTTGGAATCGGGCCTATAGTTACGGCAAGTATAGTGATGCAGCTGTTTGCCGGTGCGAAGATATTCAATATCGATCTTCAGAATTCTGAAGACAAAGCTGTTTATCAGGGAACCCAGAAGCTTCTCGTCATAGTCATGATATTCGTTGAGGCCATACCTCAGGCTTTCGGGTATCTTGTTCCGGATGTCGGGCTGGTTTCATCTATAAATGCGGCTATTCCGGGATATGGCGAATTCCTCTCTCAGACCATAATAATCCTGCAGCTCTTCCTTGGGTCATACCTGGTATTTCTCATGGATGAGGTTGTGTCGAAGTACGGCATCGGTTCGGGTATTTCTCTGTTCATTGCTGCTGGGGTTTCACAGCAGCTCTTCACGGGTACTTTCAACTGGTTGCCGCAGACAGCCGGACTCCCCCTTAATATAACAACAAATACGCCTGCGGGTGCGCTTCCAAAGATGATATACATTATAACACATTCCTCTGCCAGCTACATGTATAGCAATGGTGGCGTTCAGGTACTCTTCCAGCAGCCTAATCCCATGATTGCGCTGGTTGGCACCCTGCTTATATTCTTCATAGTTGCGTACTTCCAGAGCAGCAAGATAGAGCTGCCTATTGCTCACGAAAGGGTAAGGGGTGCAAGAGGACGTTATCCGATCCAGTTGTTCTATGCGTCAAATATACCTGTGATCCTTGCGACGGCACTGCTTGCCAACGTATCTATGTGGACACTACTTTTCTGGAATAGCCCTGTACTGAGCAGGATCCCGCTACTGGGGCATAACGCATTATTAGGATCTTATCCATCTGCCGCCATGATTGCAAGTTACGGGTCAAATGTACTGCAAAGTACAACGCCAACCGGGGGGCTGGCATTCTACCTCTTCACTCCAAACGGTCTCTCTGACTGGCTGTTTCCAATCCTTCAGCCTGCATCGAGCCAGAGCATACTTCTAGGGCATGCTCCATGGGAAGAGGGGGTGCATATACTGGTGTTTGTCCTGTTCATGGTCATAGCTTCCATAATCTTCGCCAAGTTCTGGATTGAGACAACTAACATGGGAGCTAGCTCCGTTGCTAAACAAATACAGTCTAGCGGTATGCAGATACCAGGTTTCAGGCGTGACCCGAAGGTGATGGAAAGAGTCCTGTCTAAGTATATTCCGACGATAACGGTGTTCAGCGGTGCTGCTGTAGGATTGCTTGCAGCCAGTGCAAACCTTATCGGTACCGTGGGGGACACGAGTGGAACAGGCTTGCTGCTTGCCGTAGGCATAGTGATTCAGACATATGAGGCAATGGGCAGGGAGCAGCTGATGGAAATGCATCCGGTTATAAGGCAGTTCTTCGCGGGCGGATCATAG
- a CDS encoding cytidylate kinase has translation MLLTISGEIGSGKSTVARLVSAKLAYSYISGGDIFRSLARDRGMTVDEFDTLAEKDEKIDRDLDKLLLDTLKKNKNMVVDSRLSGWLCFINSINAFKVFITAPMDIRVKRVMYRENLSETTVRSDISAREQSERKRYKQYYDIDYSRTDIYDLIIDSGSSSAQEIADELYDRISSGGRK, from the coding sequence ATGCTATTAACGATTAGTGGAGAAATCGGGAGTGGCAAATCAACTGTAGCCAGGCTCGTTTCTGCAAAGCTTGCATATTCTTATATTTCTGGCGGAGACATATTCAGGAGCCTTGCGAGGGACAGGGGAATGACCGTTGATGAATTCGATACCCTGGCCGAGAAGGATGAGAAAATAGACCGGGATCTTGACAAGCTGCTTCTTGACACGCTGAAGAAGAATAAAAATATGGTAGTGGATTCCAGACTCTCCGGCTGGCTATGCTTCATCAATTCGATCAATGCATTCAAGGTATTCATTACAGCACCCATGGACATAAGGGTCAAACGAGTTATGTACAGGGAGAATCTTTCAGAAACGACTGTAAGGTCTGACATCAGTGCGAGGGAACAGTCTGAAAGGAAAAGATACAAGCAGTATTACGACATTGACTATTCCAGAACGGATATCTACGACCTGATTATTGATTCGGGAAGCAGTAGCGCTCAGGAAATAGCAGATGAGTTATATGACAGAATATCATCAGGCGGAAGAAAATGA
- a CDS encoding putative NOP5 family protein encodes MKQNQREIMWYGKRAGRDILPFKDLETGFTQILDGLRNGVVPETSPAGSTKIPDLREILISYGKKRIKDEFAGDQVVIKLQGVKSELDRIINTYLESVLPFASLSGITYHDDDPCSFFSRNLDRMQGENDESGILHELWTTGIGLCNYRTRLSEYLKVEIRKVMQNTSSLVGEDLTLDILSRSGGLKNLVKYPSSTIQVLGAEKAFFKHMTMGTPPPKHGVIFRHPDVSPLKPSKRGKASRAIANKIAITSKADFLGTKMDVDTIRKQLDKRLKEIKSGQ; translated from the coding sequence ATGAAGCAAAATCAGAGAGAAATAATGTGGTACGGAAAGAGGGCAGGCAGGGATATACTTCCATTCAAAGACCTGGAAACAGGGTTCACACAGATATTAGACGGCCTCAGGAACGGAGTCGTACCGGAGACATCCCCGGCAGGTTCGACAAAAATACCGGATTTAAGGGAAATCCTTATCAGCTACGGAAAAAAAAGGATAAAGGACGAATTCGCGGGCGATCAGGTGGTAATTAAGCTTCAGGGAGTCAAGTCTGAACTTGATCGGATAATAAACACATATCTAGAAAGCGTACTGCCATTCGCTTCCCTGTCCGGCATCACATATCACGATGACGATCCGTGTTCATTTTTTTCCAGGAATCTGGACAGGATGCAGGGGGAGAACGATGAATCCGGTATACTTCATGAGCTTTGGACCACCGGCATAGGTCTCTGCAATTATCGGACCAGGCTTTCCGAGTACCTGAAGGTTGAGATCAGGAAGGTTATGCAGAATACTTCATCGCTTGTTGGTGAGGATCTTACCCTTGACATCCTGTCAAGGAGCGGTGGCCTCAAAAACCTTGTTAAGTATCCATCAAGCACAATCCAGGTACTTGGTGCAGAAAAAGCCTTCTTCAAGCACATGACTATGGGTACGCCGCCTCCAAAGCATGGAGTCATTTTCAGGCATCCGGATGTTTCTCCGCTGAAACCCTCAAAGAGGGGCAAAGCTTCAAGGGCAATAGCAAACAAAATCGCCATAACATCAAAAGCCGATTTCCTCGGTACAAAAATGGATGTGGACACGATCAGAAAGCAGCTTGACAAGAGGCTGAAAGAAATTAAATCGGGTCAGTAA